Proteins encoded within one genomic window of Pontibacillus halophilus JSM 076056 = DSM 19796:
- a CDS encoding ABC transporter ATP-binding protein, which produces MEQASTHPIMSLRHITKDYHTNSEVVSVLNDTNFSIYKGQMVVIMGASGSGKSTLMNIIGLLDRPTSGDIYYDNETIHNLGDESRTSLRSSSIGFVFQDYHLLPHLSAEENVSYPLYLHKEIKSQERIQKSQEMLKQLGMYERRHHYPKQLSGGEQQRVAIARSLVHNPDLILADEPTGNLDKQNEESIIELLQAITREDKAVVVVTHNEIFQHYADVFYQMVEGQLQEVSSRA; this is translated from the coding sequence TTGGAACAAGCATCTACACACCCCATTATGTCTTTACGTCATATTACGAAAGACTATCATACGAACTCAGAAGTGGTATCCGTCTTAAACGACACGAATTTCTCAATCTATAAAGGCCAAATGGTTGTGATTATGGGGGCATCTGGTTCCGGGAAGAGTACATTGATGAATATTATTGGATTGTTAGATCGACCAACTAGTGGCGATATTTATTATGATAACGAGACAATCCATAATCTTGGGGATGAAAGCCGCACGAGTTTGCGAAGCAGTTCTATCGGCTTTGTGTTTCAGGATTACCATTTACTCCCACATTTATCGGCGGAAGAAAATGTATCGTATCCGCTTTATTTACATAAGGAAATCAAGTCTCAAGAACGGATACAGAAGAGTCAAGAAATGTTGAAACAGCTAGGCATGTACGAGCGGCGCCATCATTACCCTAAGCAACTATCAGGGGGAGAACAACAACGTGTAGCCATCGCCAGGAGCTTAGTTCATAATCCTGATTTAATTCTAGCAGATGAACCTACTGGTAATTTGGACAAACAGAATGAAGAGAGTATTATCGAACTGCTTCAAGCGATTACAAGAGAAGACAAAGCAGTCGTTGTGGTGACCCACAATGAAATATTCCAACACTATGCTGATGTATTCTATCAAATGGTAGAAGGGCAACTACAGGAGGTTTCATCACGTGCATAA